The Flavobacterium piscisymbiosum genome includes a region encoding these proteins:
- a CDS encoding NuoI/complex I 23 kDa subunit family protein — protein sequence MSIETISLSGRKKMVSNKEMTFLERMYLVAIVKGLFITLKHLFRKKVTIHYPEQVREMSPVYRGQHQLKRDEQGRENCTACGLCALSCPAEAITMKAAERKADEKHLYREEKYASIYEINMLRCIFCGLCEEACPKDAIYLTTSKVLVPSSYEREDFIFGKDRLVMPLDVAIKNAQLNNAN from the coding sequence ATGTCAATAGAAACTATATCATTATCGGGTAGAAAAAAGATGGTCTCTAATAAAGAGATGACTTTTTTAGAGCGAATGTATCTTGTGGCGATTGTGAAAGGATTGTTTATCACACTTAAACACTTATTCAGAAAAAAAGTGACCATTCACTATCCTGAACAAGTGCGTGAAATGAGTCCGGTTTATCGCGGTCAGCACCAATTGAAACGTGATGAGCAAGGTCGTGAAAACTGTACTGCCTGCGGATTATGTGCTTTATCATGTCCTGCTGAAGCAATCACGATGAAAGCTGCTGAGCGTAAAGCTGATGAAAAGCATTTATATAGAGAAGAGAAATACGCTTCGATCTATGAAATCAATATGTTACGTTGTATATTTTGTGGTTTATGCGAAGAAGCATGTCCAAAAGACGCTATATATTTAACAACATCAAAAGTATTGGTTCCTTCTAGCTATGAAAGAGAAGATTTCATTTTTGGAAAAGACAGATTAGTGATGCCTCTTGATGTGGCGATCAAAAATGCTCAACTTAATAATGCTAACTAA
- the nuoH gene encoding NADH-quinone oxidoreductase subunit NuoH yields the protein MESAFIIEKSVVIIVVFAITMIMAMYSTWAERKVAAFLQDRVGPNRAGWGGLLQPLADGMKLFSKEEFFPNTPNKFLFVVGPAIAMSTALMTSAVIPWGDKLHVFGRDVVLQATDINIGILYIFGVLSVGVYGIMIGGWASNNKFSLMGAIRAASQMVSYEVAMGLSIIALLMMTGTLSLKTISEQQAGMNWNVFYQPLSFLIFLICSFAETNRTPFDLAECENELIGGYHTEYSSMKMGFYLFAEYASMFISATIISVLFFGGYNYPGMQWMVENVGVNTANLLGIAALFAKLCFFIFFYMWVRWTIPRFRYDQLMNLGWKILIPLSIINIMITGVVILRHDIAAALGF from the coding sequence ATGGAAAGTGCATTTATTATAGAAAAAAGTGTTGTTATTATTGTAGTTTTTGCGATAACTATGATCATGGCAATGTACTCTACCTGGGCTGAACGTAAAGTTGCAGCTTTTTTACAAGATCGTGTGGGACCTAACCGTGCAGGATGGGGTGGTTTGTTACAGCCTCTTGCAGATGGTATGAAATTATTCTCGAAAGAAGAGTTTTTCCCAAATACACCAAACAAATTTTTATTTGTTGTAGGACCTGCAATTGCCATGAGTACGGCTTTAATGACTAGCGCTGTTATTCCATGGGGAGACAAATTGCATGTTTTTGGCCGCGATGTAGTTTTACAGGCAACTGACATCAATATTGGTATATTATACATTTTTGGGGTACTTTCAGTAGGGGTTTACGGCATCATGATTGGTGGATGGGCTTCGAACAATAAATTCTCATTAATGGGAGCTATTCGTGCAGCATCACAAATGGTTTCGTATGAAGTTGCTATGGGATTATCGATAATTGCATTATTGATGATGACTGGAACTTTAAGTTTAAAAACGATCTCTGAGCAACAAGCCGGAATGAACTGGAATGTGTTTTATCAGCCTTTATCATTCTTAATCTTCCTGATTTGCTCTTTTGCAGAAACGAACAGAACTCCTTTTGACTTAGCAGAATGTGAAAACGAATTAATTGGAGGTTACCATACAGAATATTCATCGATGAAAATGGGATTCTATTTATTTGCTGAATATGCGAGTATGTTTATCTCTGCTACAATTATTTCTGTTTTGTTCTTTGGTGGATACAATTACCCTGGAATGCAGTGGATGGTAGAAAATGTAGGTGTAAATACTGCTAATTTACTTGGAATTGCAGCATTGTTTGCAAAATTATGTTTCTTCATATTTTTCTATATGTGGGTACGTTGGACAATTCCGAGATTTAGATATGACCAATTAATGAATCTGGGCTGGAAAATTTTAATTCCGCTTTCGATCATTAATATCATGATTACAGGTGTTGTTATATTAAGACACGATATTGCAGCCGCTTTAGGATTCTAA
- a CDS encoding 2Fe-2S iron-sulfur cluster-binding protein, which produces MKVTIDGQSIDVEPGTTILQAARMIGGDLVPPAMCYYSKLKGSGGKCRCCLVEVSKGSEADPRPMPKLMASCVTGCMDGMEVNSKSSARVTEARKSVTEFLLINHPLDCPICDQAGECDLQNLSFEHGNPKSRFIEEKRTFEPEDIGPHIQLHMNRCILCQRCVQVADQLTDNRVHGVLDRGDHANISTGISKAIDNEFSGNMIDVCPVGALTDKTFRFKSRVWFNKPFNAHRECTTPGCCGKTTVWMFGGEIQRVTGRKDEYHEVEEFICNSCRFDHKNVNDWVIEGPREFEKDSVINQNNYTQKLEKVEIDTEKNILLGRDADRKKISMAAIPLTTNDKKS; this is translated from the coding sequence ATGAAAGTAACCATAGACGGTCAAAGTATAGACGTAGAGCCAGGAACAACAATCCTGCAGGCTGCACGTATGATTGGTGGAGATTTGGTTCCGCCAGCCATGTGCTATTACTCAAAATTAAAAGGCAGCGGCGGAAAATGTCGTTGTTGTTTAGTTGAAGTTTCTAAAGGAAGTGAAGCTGACCCAAGACCAATGCCAAAATTAATGGCATCTTGTGTAACAGGATGTATGGACGGAATGGAAGTAAACAGTAAATCTTCGGCACGTGTAACCGAGGCCCGTAAATCTGTAACTGAATTTTTATTGATCAATCACCCGTTAGATTGTCCTATTTGTGATCAGGCAGGTGAATGTGATCTTCAAAACTTAAGTTTCGAACACGGAAATCCTAAGTCCCGTTTTATTGAAGAAAAAAGAACATTTGAGCCAGAAGATATTGGCCCACATATTCAACTACATATGAACCGTTGTATTTTATGCCAAAGATGTGTACAAGTTGCAGATCAATTGACAGACAACAGAGTTCACGGAGTATTAGATCGTGGAGATCACGCTAATATTTCTACCGGAATTTCTAAAGCGATCGACAATGAGTTTTCTGGAAACATGATCGACGTTTGTCCGGTTGGAGCTTTAACAGATAAAACTTTCCGTTTTAAATCAAGAGTTTGGTTCAACAAACCTTTCAATGCGCACAGAGAATGTACAACTCCGGGATGTTGTGGTAAAACTACCGTATGGATGTTTGGAGGAGAAATTCAACGTGTTACTGGTCGTAAAGACGAGTATCATGAAGTAGAGGAATTCATTTGCAACAGCTGTCGTTTTGATCATAAAAACGTGAATGACTGGGTTATTGAAGGACCAAGAGAATTTGAAAAAGATTCTGTTATCAACCAAAATAATTACACTCAAAAATTAGAGAAAGTTGAAATTGATACTGAAAAGAATATTCTTTTAGGTAGAGATGCCGATCGTAAAAAAATTAGTATGGCCGCAATTCCATTAACAACTAACGATAAAAAATCTTAA
- the nuoF gene encoding NADH-quinone oxidoreductase subunit NuoF, which produces MSQKILLDKINIPGIKTYEVYRQNGGYASVEKALKTLTPDEVTEEVKKSGLRGRGGAGFPAGMKWSFIDKKSGKPRHLVCNADESEPGTFKDRYLMEFIPHLLIEGMITSSFALGANLSYIYIRGEYMWVFKILERAIAEAKAAGWLGKNILGTGYDLELYVHCGAGAYICGEETALIESLEGKRGNPRIKPPFPAVSGLWANPTVVNNVETIATVPWIINNSGDDYAKIGIGRSTGTKLISASGHIKNPGVYEIELGLSVDEFMNSDEYLGGMSSSRPLKAFVPGGSSVPILPAELIFKTANGEDRLMSYESLSDGGFATGSMLGSGGFIVYNDTACVVRNTWNFSRFYHHESCGQCTPCREGTGWLEKILWRIENGEGREEDIELLWSIQSKIEGNTICPLGDAAAWPVAAAIRHFRDEFEYHVRFPEKIKNRDHFVAEPFSQVKHLVGKQTV; this is translated from the coding sequence ATGTCACAAAAAATATTATTAGATAAAATCAATATTCCAGGAATTAAAACCTACGAAGTATATCGCCAAAATGGTGGTTATGCTTCTGTAGAAAAAGCCCTAAAAACCCTTACACCGGATGAAGTTACTGAAGAAGTAAAAAAATCAGGTCTTCGTGGTCGTGGAGGTGCAGGTTTCCCTGCCGGAATGAAATGGAGTTTTATTGATAAAAAATCTGGAAAACCAAGACACTTAGTTTGCAACGCCGACGAGTCTGAACCGGGAACTTTTAAAGATCGTTATTTGATGGAATTTATTCCTCACTTATTGATCGAAGGAATGATTACCTCAAGTTTTGCCTTAGGCGCTAACCTTTCATATATCTACATTCGTGGAGAATATATGTGGGTTTTCAAAATATTAGAAAGAGCAATCGCCGAAGCTAAAGCTGCCGGTTGGTTAGGAAAAAATATATTAGGTACAGGTTACGATTTAGAGTTATATGTTCACTGTGGAGCTGGTGCTTATATTTGCGGAGAAGAAACTGCACTTATCGAGTCACTGGAAGGTAAAAGAGGAAATCCTCGTATTAAACCACCTTTCCCTGCAGTTTCTGGACTTTGGGCAAACCCAACAGTGGTAAACAATGTTGAAACGATTGCTACTGTGCCGTGGATTATCAACAATTCTGGTGATGATTATGCTAAAATTGGTATTGGTCGTTCAACAGGAACTAAATTAATCTCAGCTTCAGGACACATCAAAAATCCTGGAGTTTATGAAATTGAATTAGGATTAAGCGTTGACGAATTCATGAATTCTGACGAATATTTAGGAGGAATGTCTTCCAGCCGACCTTTGAAAGCATTTGTACCAGGAGGATCTTCAGTGCCAATTTTACCAGCTGAATTAATTTTTAAAACAGCAAACGGAGAAGACCGATTAATGTCTTACGAATCTTTGAGTGATGGTGGTTTTGCTACCGGATCTATGTTAGGTTCAGGAGGATTTATCGTTTACAATGACACTGCTTGTGTTGTAAGAAACACCTGGAATTTTTCTCGTTTCTATCACCACGAATCTTGCGGACAATGTACACCTTGTCGTGAAGGTACAGGATGGTTAGAAAAAATATTATGGAGAATTGAAAACGGTGAGGGCCGTGAAGAGGATATCGAATTATTGTGGAGCATTCAAAGTAAAATTGAGGGTAACACGATTTGCCCACTTGGAGATGCAGCAGCATGGCCAGTAGCAGCAGCGATTCGTCACTTTAGAGACGAGTTTGAATATCACGTTCGTTTCCCTGAAAAAATAAAAAACAGAGATCACTTTGTTGCTGAACCTTTTTCGCAAGTAAAACATTTAGTAGGCAAACAAACAGTTTAA
- a CDS encoding complex I 24 kDa subunit family protein, with protein sequence MERKHYKQEINMTEALITRINELISHYPEGKQKSALLPVLHEVQDAHNNWLSIELQDKVAEILQIKPIEVYEVVTFYTMFNQKPIGKYMFEFCQTSCCCLNGAENLMDYTSEKLGIKMGETTPDGMFTIAGVECLGACGYAPMLQLGDFYKEKLTEDKIDQLIADCKDDKIILHDK encoded by the coding sequence ATGGAAAGAAAACATTACAAACAAGAAATAAATATGACCGAAGCATTGATCACCCGTATCAATGAATTAATCAGTCATTATCCTGAAGGCAAACAAAAATCAGCGTTGTTGCCTGTTTTGCACGAAGTGCAGGATGCGCATAACAACTGGCTTAGCATTGAATTGCAAGATAAAGTTGCCGAAATTCTTCAGATAAAACCAATTGAAGTTTATGAAGTGGTTACTTTTTATACCATGTTCAACCAAAAACCAATTGGAAAATACATGTTCGAGTTTTGCCAGACTTCTTGTTGTTGTTTAAATGGTGCCGAGAATTTAATGGATTATACTTCTGAGAAACTAGGCATTAAAATGGGAGAAACAACTCCAGACGGAATGTTTACCATTGCCGGCGTAGAATGTTTAGGTGCCTGCGGATATGCTCCAATGTTACAATTAGGCGATTTCTACAAAGAAAAATTGACAGAAGATAAGATTGATCAGTTAATCGCTGATTGTAAAGATGATAAAATAATATTACACGATAAATAA
- a CDS encoding NADH-quinone oxidoreductase subunit D: MSELLLPPEHRYAKIVKDKLNEDGSELSVLNLGPTHPATHGIFQNILLMDGERILEAEPTIGYIHRAFEKIAENRPFYQITPLTDRMNYCSSPINNMGWWMTLEKLLNIEVPKRAQYLRVIVMELARITDHLICNSILGVDTGAYTGFLYVFQFREKVYEIYEEICGARLTTNMGRIGGFERDWSPEAFRKLDVFLKEFPVAWQEFENLFERNRIFLDRTVDVGAISAEQAMAYGFTGPNLRAAGVDYDVRVAHPYSSYEDFDFIVPVGKSGDTYDRFCVRNAEVRESLSIIRQALDKMPAGNEYHAEVPDYYLPPKEDVYTSMESLIYHFKIVMGEVPVPVAEIYHAVEGGNGELGFYLVTDGSRTPYRLHFRRPCFIYYQAYPEMIKGSLLSDAIVILSSLNVIAGELDA; this comes from the coding sequence ATGTCAGAACTATTATTACCACCAGAGCATCGTTATGCTAAAATAGTTAAGGATAAACTAAACGAAGACGGAAGCGAGCTTTCGGTACTGAATTTAGGCCCAACACACCCAGCCACTCACGGTATTTTTCAAAATATCCTGTTGATGGACGGTGAGAGAATTCTTGAAGCTGAACCAACTATTGGTTACATTCACAGAGCTTTTGAGAAAATCGCCGAAAATCGTCCTTTTTATCAAATCACACCTCTTACGGACCGTATGAACTATTGCTCCTCTCCTATCAATAATATGGGATGGTGGATGACTCTGGAGAAATTACTAAATATTGAAGTTCCTAAACGCGCTCAGTATTTAAGAGTTATCGTAATGGAGTTGGCTCGTATTACGGATCACTTAATTTGTAACTCAATCTTAGGTGTTGATACTGGTGCTTATACTGGTTTCTTATATGTTTTTCAATTTAGAGAAAAAGTTTACGAGATTTACGAAGAAATTTGTGGTGCTCGTTTAACAACAAATATGGGAAGAATTGGTGGTTTCGAAAGAGATTGGTCACCAGAAGCTTTCCGCAAACTAGATGTGTTTTTAAAAGAATTTCCTGTCGCTTGGCAAGAATTTGAAAACCTATTCGAAAGAAACAGAATTTTCCTTGACAGAACCGTAGACGTAGGTGCAATCTCCGCAGAGCAAGCAATGGCTTACGGATTTACAGGTCCTAACTTACGTGCTGCCGGAGTTGATTATGACGTACGCGTAGCACACCCTTACTCCTCTTACGAAGATTTCGATTTTATTGTTCCTGTTGGAAAATCAGGAGATACTTACGATCGTTTCTGTGTTCGTAATGCAGAAGTTCGTGAAAGTTTAAGCATTATTCGTCAGGCTTTGGACAAAATGCCAGCCGGAAACGAATATCATGCAGAAGTTCCTGATTACTACCTTCCTCCAAAAGAAGATGTTTATACTTCTATGGAATCTCTAATTTATCACTTTAAAATTGTAATGGGAGAAGTTCCTGTACCAGTTGCAGAAATTTATCACGCAGTTGAAGGCGGAAACGGAGAATTAGGATTTTATTTAGTTACCGACGGAAGCAGAACTCCATATAGATTACATTTTAGAAGACCTTGTTTTATTTATTACCAGGCATATCCTGAAATGATTAAAGGTTCTTTACTTTCTGATGCAATTGTTATTCTATCAAGTTTAAATGTTATTGCCGGAGAATTAGATGCGTAA
- a CDS encoding NADH-quinone oxidoreductase subunit C: protein MALENTLIQNKLTETFDKSVFNFHEERDVFSLETSADKITALILFLKNDSDLRFHFLTDLCGVHYPDNETDRQFAIVYHLHNWYENKRIRIKVFLNGEKPEIKTISNIFLSSNWMERETYDFYGVNFIGHPQLKRILNMDEMVSFPMRKEFPMEDSGRTDKDDRFFGRTTTNC from the coding sequence ATGGCTTTAGAAAACACCCTGATACAAAATAAACTTACAGAAACATTTGATAAAAGTGTTTTTAACTTTCACGAAGAGAGAGATGTTTTCTCACTGGAAACTTCTGCTGATAAGATCACAGCTTTAATTCTTTTTTTGAAAAACGATTCTGATCTGCGTTTCCACTTTTTAACCGATTTATGCGGAGTTCACTATCCGGATAACGAAACAGATCGTCAGTTTGCCATAGTATATCATTTACACAACTGGTACGAAAACAAACGAATTAGAATTAAAGTATTCTTAAACGGTGAAAAACCAGAAATTAAAACCATTTCAAATATTTTCTTAAGTTCAAACTGGATGGAAAGAGAAACATACGACTTTTACGGAGTAAACTTTATTGGACACCCGCAATTGAAACGTATTTTGAATATGGATGAAATGGTGTCTTTCCCAATGCGAAAAGAATTCCCAATGGAAGACAGCGGAAGAACTGATAAAGATGACAGATTCTTTGGAAGAACAACAACAAATTGCTAA
- a CDS encoding NADH-quinone oxidoreductase subunit B, producing MSDSKVNMVAPPEGVVGEGFFATKLNDVVGMARANSLWPLPFATSCCGIEFMATMASHYDLARFGSERVSFSPRQADMLLVMGTISKKMAPILRQVYEQMAEPRWVIAVGACASSGGIFDTYSVLQGIDKVIPVDVYVPGCPPRPEQIVDGVMKLQELVRSESVRRRSSPEYQELLASYNIS from the coding sequence ATGAGCGATTCAAAAGTAAATATGGTAGCCCCTCCTGAAGGTGTTGTTGGTGAAGGTTTCTTCGCTACAAAACTAAATGACGTTGTGGGTATGGCACGCGCGAATTCTCTTTGGCCATTGCCTTTTGCAACTTCTTGTTGCGGAATCGAGTTTATGGCAACAATGGCTTCACACTACGATTTAGCACGTTTTGGATCTGAGCGTGTGAGTTTTTCTCCTCGTCAGGCAGACATGTTATTAGTAATGGGAACTATTTCTAAAAAAATGGCCCCTATTTTAAGACAAGTTTACGAACAAATGGCAGAACCTCGCTGGGTAATTGCCGTTGGAGCCTGTGCTTCATCAGGTGGTATTTTTGACACCTATTCAGTTTTACAAGGAATTGATAAAGTAATACCTGTTGACGTTTACGTACCAGGATGCCCACCAAGACCAGAACAAATTGTTGATGGAGTTATGAAACTTCAAGAATTGGTAAGAAGCGAATCTGTTAGACGCAGAAGCTCTCCGGAATACCAAGAATTACTAGCTTCATATAATATCTCATAA
- a CDS encoding NADH-quinone oxidoreductase subunit A — translation MQSDQYNYIPILMQAILAIGFVVGTIIISGKLGPKRTSEVKDKNFECGIESVGNARVPFSVKYFLVAILFVLFDVEVIFLYPWAVNFKELGVEGMLKMIVFMSLLLVGFFYIIKKKALEWE, via the coding sequence ATGCAATCTGATCAATACAATTACATTCCTATTTTAATGCAGGCAATTTTAGCAATTGGTTTTGTAGTAGGAACAATTATTATTTCTGGAAAATTAGGACCAAAAAGAACCTCTGAGGTTAAAGATAAAAACTTTGAGTGCGGTATCGAATCTGTTGGTAACGCCCGTGTTCCTTTTTCTGTAAAATACTTCTTAGTTGCCATTTTATTTGTATTGTTCGATGTAGAGGTAATTTTTCTTTACCCTTGGGCAGTAAACTTTAAAGAATTAGGAGTAGAAGGAATGCTAAAGATGATCGTATTTATGTCACTTCTTTTAGTGGGCTTTTTCTACATCATCAAGAAAAAAGCATTAGAGTGGGAATAA
- a CDS encoding cold-shock protein — MRTGTVKFFNESKGYGFITDEETGKDIFVHASGINAEELREGDRVSYEEEEGRKGKVAAKVAVI; from the coding sequence ATGCGTACAGGTACAGTAAAATTTTTCAATGAATCTAAAGGTTATGGATTCATTACAGACGAAGAAACAGGAAAAGATATCTTCGTTCACGCTTCAGGAATTAACGCGGAAGAATTACGCGAAGGTGACCGTGTAAGCTACGAAGAAGAAGAAGGAAGAAAAGGGAAAGTTGCTGCTAAAGTAGCAGTAATCTAA